The Candidatus Margulisiibacteriota bacterium genome contains the following window.
ACCATTCTTTTTGGAGTGATGGCCGCCTTGGTCCAACATAATATGAAAAAACTTCTCTCGTTCCATGCCGTTTCCCAGGCCGGCTACATGATCGTCGGGATCGGCAGCGGTGTTCCGCTCGCCATGGCCGGCGGGATTTTTCATCTGATCAACAACGCCCTGTATAAAAACCTCCTTTTCCTGGTCGCCGGCTCGGTTGAAAAACAGACCGGCTCGGACGATCTGCGCAAGTTAGGCGGGCTGGCGAAAACGATGCCCTGGACCTTTGCCTTTGCTCTGATTGCCGCTTTGTCGATCTCCGGCGTGCCGCCGTTTAACGGTTTCGCCTCAAAATGGCTGATCTATCTTGGCTTACTTGACCTCGGCAATTGGGGCTTTGCCTGGCTGGCGGTGGCGATGTTCGGTAGCGCCCTGACCTTGGCTAGTTTTGTGAAGATCCTTCACGCGGTTTTTTTAACTCCGGGAACGGGCGAAGGAAGCGAAGTTCATTGGAGCTTGCTTGTTCCCATGGGCGCTATTGCCGCTTTGTGCGTTTTATTCGGGATCTTGTCTTGGCCGCTCAAATATCTGGTCTTGCCGGCGGTGCCGGGCTTGGCGATCCACGGCCAATGGAACTCCGAAGGAGCGGCGCTGCTGATCTTCGGCGGGCTGGTTTTAGGGCTGGTCTTTTATTGGCTTGGCGGGGTCGGAAGAACGGTCGCCAAACCCCCATACATCGGCGGCGAAGTTCTTCCGGAAGCCTCAACCAGAGTGACCGGCGTTGAGTTTTATAACACGATTAAAGAAACAGAAGGGGTCAAAGAAGTTTATCGGCTTAGCGAGCGGTTCAGCTTATACGACCTGACTGTTGGTTCGATAAAATGGTTGTCGGCCCTGGTCCGCGGCTGGCATAATGGCTTTGTCCAAAACTATGCCGCCTGGCTCCTCTTCGGGTTCGCGTTCACGGCCCTGATCCTTTTTCGATAGGGAGCAAAGATGCTGAATATTATCTTGGCGATCGCGATCGTTTGCGCCGTCGTCGCGGCGGAAAGCCGTGACTTGCGTTATTCCGTGTACGCGTTGGGGGGAGTTGGCGCTTGTCTGGCGCTCGCCTTTCTCGTTTTCCAATCGTACTTCTTCGCCGTTTTTCAGCTGGCGGTGGTCGCTTTGATCGTTTATTTGTTCATAAGGATCCTCAATAATCGGGGGATCGTTAACGATGAGGCGCCGCACGGCGCTCCCCTAAGTTATGTCGTCGCCGCGGTTTTTGCCTTGCTGGCTTTATGGCTTTTCCTGCCGGCGCTGCGGCTCCTCCCCACGCCGCAGGAGATCTCGACTAAATACGCCGAAACTTTGCGCGCTTACGACGTTTTTGGCATGATCGTGATCGTCGCCGTCGCCGGTATCGCTTTGTTGTCGATGCTGCGTAATAAGGGGCAGGAATAATGTACGAGTATGCCGGCTGTTTAATTTTGTTCCTGATCGGGCTGTATACCGTGATGGTCAAACGAAATATTTACAAGATCGCGATCGGGATCTTGACCATGGAGTTTGCGGTCGACTTCTTCCTGGTTTTTCTCGGTAACCGGAAGTGGGGGACGGCGCTGATCATCCTGGCGGTCACCTTGATCGCCCTGACCCTCCTGATCAGGGCCCAGGCTGTTTTTCAATCTTTAGACGCGGGAAAAATGAAGGAGCTGAACGGATGACCTTGTTTTTACCGGCCTTTATCGCGGCGCCGCTGGTCGCCGCCCTGGCGATCATGCTCCTTTCCTGGCAAAAGAAGGCGGGGGCGGCCGGCCTGGCGAACCTGGCGGCCGCTTATTTATTCGCGAGCGCCTTACTGCTTTATTTTTTCCGGCCGTTCAATACGGTCCTGCTTTTTAACCTTTCCGGCTGGCTCTCGCCCGGAGGAAACAGCTTGGTCCTGGACGGCTTGAGCCATCTCCATCTCCTGGTCGCTAATTTTGTCGCCTGGATGGCCGCCGTTTATTCGATCGACTACATGAAAAAGTTCGCCAACCGGGACAACTATTACGCTTTGCTGCTACTAATGATAACCGGCATCAACGGCGTGATCCTGACCGGCGATTTTTTCACCCTGTTTGTTTTTCTGGAGATCGGGGCCCTTTCCGCTTACGCTCTGGTTGGGTTCGGCAACCAGCGGGCGGAGATCGAAGCGGCTTTCAAATATTTCGTGCTGGGGGAGATCGCCTCGCTTTTTATCCTGCTTGGTCTCGGTTTCGTTTACGGCCTGACCGGGACCTTTAATATGGCCCAGGTCTCCCAAACTTTTCCGACGGGAGCGGTCGCGATCAAGAATTTGATCCTCACTCTTTTTGTGGCCGGCTTTGGCCTGAAAGCGGCCCTTGTTCCGTTCCACGCCTGGCTCCCCGACGCGCATACTTCCTCGCCGAGCCCGATCTCGGCCCTTCTTTCCGGGGTCATTATTAAAACTCTCGGGGTCTACGCCCTGGTCCGGATCCTCTACAATGTTTTCGGGGTGACCAATCAGATCTCGTTTTTACTGATGATCCTGGGCGGGACAACGGTGATTGTTGGGGGACTCCTCTCGGTCGGACAAAAAGACATTAAACGATTGATGGCCTACTCCAGCATTTCCCAGATCGGCAATATTGTTGCCGCGATCGCCCTCGGCTCGCCGCTGGGGATCATGGGGGGGCTTTTTCACGCCTTTAATCATGCCTTGATGAAACCGCTCCTTTTTCTGAACGCCGGGGCGATCGATCGGGCGACCGGGACCCGGGACCTGCGCAAGTTGGGCGGGTTATATTCCCGCCTGCCGATCATTTCCGCCGCTTCGATCGTCGGCTCGCTGGCGATCTCCGGCTTGCCGCCCTTTAATGGGTTTTGGAGCAAACTATTTATTATTATCGCCTCCGCCCAGGCGGGTAACATTGCCTTAGCGGTTGTTGTAGCGGTCGGGAGTATTTTAACTCTGGCCTCGTACCTGAACTTTATGAAGGGGGCTTTTTTCGGCCCGGCAGTGGGAGAGGTGAAGGAAGCGACCCCGCTTTCCATGCTCTTGCCGATCGTGGTCCTTGCTTTCTTGTGTTTGGGGATCGGTCTTTTTGTCCCGGTGGTCAGTCAGTATCTGATCAATCCGGCGGTCGTGTCGATCTTCAACGGGATCGGTTACGGCAAACTAATGGGAGGCAATTAATGAAACTCCCGGGCTTGTTCCAATTACGGATCTTATCCGAAGCGGTGAGGGCGCTGGTTCTCGGCCCTTATACTCACCGCTATCCTTATGAACCGGCGCCGGCCCCGGCGGGTTTCCGCGGCAAGCCGCAATATTATGAGGCTGATTGCGTCGGCTGCCGGGCTTGCGCCGAGGTTTGTCCCGCCCGGGCGATCGAAGTGATCGACGATCTGGCGGCCAAGACCAGGACACTGATCCACCATCAGGACCAGTGCATCTACTGCCAGCAATGCGAACGGGCTTGTATTACCGAAAAGGGGATCAAACTGACGACCGAATATGAGCTTTCGACCTATGACCGCCTGCAGGCGACGACCCAATCGCGGAAAAAACTGATCCTGTGCGAACATTGCGGCGGCCTGCTGGGAGCGGAAGACCACTTGCTCTTTCTGGCCAAAAAGGTTGGACACCTGCTGTACGCGAACCCGACCCTTTTGCTGGCCAGGAGCGCCGAACTGAAATTGTATGCCGCAAAACCGGAGAACAGTCCCCATAAGCGGGCGGGACATCTGCGCCTCCTTTGTCCCAACTGCCGCCGGGAAATGATCCTAGCCGAACAGTGGTAGAGCTGAAGCCGCTTTTTACCGGTCGGTCGGTTATTATGGGGGTCGGCAGTCCGCTTCGAAAAGACGACGGCTTTGGCCCGCTGGTTATCGGTGAACTGCGGCGGCTGGGGTTTGATAAATACCCGTTGCTTGATGCCGGTACTACTCCGGAGAACTACACCGGCAAAATTGCGGCGCTGAAGCCGGATCTACTTTTGATCGTTGACGCGGCCGACTTTGGCGCCGAACCGGGCCGGACCGCTTTGTTTGAGCCGGAACAGATCCTCTTAAAAGGTTTTTCCACGCACGACCTCTCACTGAAAACTTTTGCCGCTTACCTGAAAGAGGCTCTGCCTCGATTGCGGATCGTGGTTTTGGGGGTACAGCCGCTGGCGGTCGGTTTTGGGGAGGGCTTGAGCCCTCCGGTTAAGAAAGCGCTGGATCAGGTGGTTGGGGAGATTTTAGAGGTATGATATAATTATAATATGGAAGAAAAGATTACGGCTGAAACGACGATTGCCGAGGCCTTAAAGCATAAGCCGCACATTGCCGCCATTTTGATGGGAAAAGGGATGCATTGCATCGGTTGCGTTATCGCTTCCGGGGAAACGATCGCCCAGGCGGCGGAAGTCCACGGGCTGGACGTCAATGAACTATTAAGCGAGATCAATCAGGCTTAAGGAGGTCCCCCATGGCAAACGTTAAGATCTATTCGACCCCAACTTGTCCCTATTGCAAAATGGCTAAGGCCTTTTTGACCGAACATAATATTCAGTTCGAAGATATTGATGTTTCAGTTAATCAAGCGGCCGCCCAGGAAATGATCGGCAAGTCAAAACAGATGGGGGTCCCGGTCCTGGATATTGACGGCCAGATAATTGTCGGCTTTGAAAAGCCCAAAATTTCCCAGCTTTTGGGAATTAAATAAATAAGGAGGTAGCACCATGGTTTCAGTAGACCAAGCCCTTTGTATCGGTTGCGGTGTTTGCGTCGATATGTGCCCGGACGTTTTCACTTTGACCGCGGAAGGCAAAGCTCAAGCGGTCAAGAACGATTGCGAATCCTGCAGTCTGGAAGATATTGCCACCGCGTGCCCGGTTGAAGCGATCAATATCTAACAAATGTTAAAAAAGTTAACCTACAGCCTTGGAGCTTTGGCCTCGTCTCTTTCGTATCAGGTATTCGCCACCTATATTATCTTTTTTTACGTGGACGTGATGCGGCTCCCGGTCTATATGGCCGGGTCCGCCATGTTCATTTACGGTCTCTGGAACGCGATCAACGATCCCCTGGCCGGCTTTTTATCTGATTCCACTCATTCGCGGTTTGGCCGCCGCGTTCCTTATATTTTGCTCGGCGCGATCCCGTTGGGAATGGCCTTTGCCTTTCTTTGGCGGGCTCCTTTTTTCGGTCTGGACGAGCCTTATTTTCTTTTCCTCTATTTTATCGCCCTGATCTGTTTGTTCGATGCCTTTTATACGATTGTCGTCCTTAACTGGTCCGCTCTTTTTCCGGAAATGTTCGGCGGACTCAAGGAACGGTCGTCGGTCAATGTTTTTCGCCAGGGATTCGCCCTGCTTGGTTTGTTGTTTGGGCTCGCTGTTCCGCCCCAGCTGTTTATCAGGTTTGGTTGGGGGAACATGGGGATAATTTTTGGCGCGATCGTCGCGCTGCTTTGGCTGATCACCCTGCTTGGCTGCAAAGAAAAGAAAGAATTCAGCCGGGAACCGTCTTTGCCGCTTTTGGCCGCGCTGAAGACCACTTTGGTCGACCGTTCTTTTCTGGCTTATGTTTCGGCGGATCTTTTGATCTCTTTTGGTTTTATTACGTTGATCGCTTCAATCCCGTTTTACGTGAAATATGTGCTGGAAAAGAGCCCGCAGGAAGTGACCCTCCTTTTTGCCCTGGCTTTTTTTGTCGCCTTTCCGATGCTTTTTGTCTGGCGGGCGGTCCTAGTTAAAAAGGGGGCCAAAAGAACGATGATGCTGGCCGCCGGGGCGATGGCGCTTAGTTTGGCGCCGCTCCTGTTCAGCACCGTGGCCAACGTGATCATGCTGGTTGCCGCTTTGTTCGGCGCTTCGCTGGCCGGTTATTTACTGGTCTCCGACGTCGTCTTGTCCGACGTGATCGATGAGGATGAGGTCAAGACCGGGCATCGCCGGGAAGGAACGTTCTTCGGGATCAGGGCTTTTATTAATCGATTTGCCATTGTTATTCAATCTTTTACCATCAGTTCGGTTTTTATGCTTTGCGGCTATAATCCCTATGTTTTTACCCAGCCGCGCTCTTTTTACGGCGGGATTTTCGCCTTGATCGCGGTGATCCCGATGGTCGCCTTCGGCTTGGCTTTTGCGATTATAAATTTATATCCGTTGGCGGGCGGCAAGATCCAAGAGGTTCGGGCAAAATTAACCGCGCTTCATTTAAAGAAAGGGGTAACTTTTCCGCCGAGCAGTAGGTAAAGCAGGGCGGTCCTGACCGCGACCCCATTGGTAACTTGTTCCAGCGCCACCGTATTCGGCCCGTCGGCGACTTCCGAGGTCATTTCGATCCCCCGGTTGATCGGTCCCGGGTGCATCACCACGACATCCGGTCTGGCTTTTTTCATTCTGGCGGAGTTTAAGCCGTAAAGTTCCGCGTACTCCTCGATCGAAGGGAAAAAACCTTTGTCCATTCTTTCCCGCTGGATCCGGAGCATATTGATGAAATCGGCGTCGGCTAATTCCCGGTCGAGGTCGTAGGCGACTCTAACCCCAAGATTTTCAATCCCTTCCGGCATGAGGGTCGGCGGTCCTACGACCACGACCTCGGCCCCCAATTTATTCAAGCCCCAGATATTTGATTTAGCGACCCGGGAGTGGGCGACGTCGCCGACGATCAGGACCTTTTTCCCTTTAACGGTCTTTTTCTTCTCGATCATGGTGAAGATATCCAGCAAGCCCTGGGTCGGGTGTTCGTCGCAGCCGTCACCGGCGTTGATGACGCAGGCCTCGGTGTTGCGGGCGAGCATGTGCGGGGCGCCGGCCATGTTATGGCGGATAATGATCGCGTCAACCCCCATGACCTCCAGGTTCTTGACGGTATCGATCAGGCTCTCTCCTTTAGAAACGCTGGAAGACGAGAGGGCGACGTTGGTAATGTTGGCCGAAAGGGCCTTGGCCGCCATATTGAAAGAGGTCCGGGTCCGTGTTGACGGTTCATAGAAAAGAGTGACCAGGTGTTTGCCGAGCAGAGTGGGAACTTTGGGAATTGGGCGGCTCAACACCTCTTTCATGGAGACAGCGGTGTTCAAAATGAGCTGAAGTTCCTCTAGAGAGAGGTCTTTGAGGCCGAGGAGATCCTTATTTTTAAGCCTTTTGACCTTGTTCATACAATTGATTAATCTACTTAAATATTATATCATTATAAGGATAATATTGCCATGAAAAAATATTGGGCCGTCCTCATTATTTTGATCCTTGGCCTGGGCTATTTATTATTGCCTAACGAAAAAACCGTCGTGGTCATGGGGACGACTCTGCGGGTGAAAGGGGACGGCGCCCGACTGGCGATCGATGAAGTTAAACGGTTGGACAGACTTTTCAGCCGTTTTGAGCCGGAGAGCGATATTTCCAAGGTCAACCGGGCGGCTGGGAATGGTCCGGTTGTAGTTGCGAAAGAAACCTTTGACTTGGTCGCGACCTCGTTCCTGTTGTCCGATCTGTCGGGGGGGGCCTTTGACCTTACCCTGGGACGGAACGGAAATTACCGGGCGATAGTTCTGGACAGTAAGAACCGGACGATTTTTCTCCGTCATAAAGGGATGAGCCTTGACCTGGGCGGGATCGGCAAGGGGGCGGCGGTGGAATCGGCCAGGCGCAAGCTTCTGGCCGATGGAGCGAAAAAAACCTTGATCGACATGCACTCTTCGATCGCGGTGATCGGCGGACCCTGGAAGATCGGGGTGATCGATCCGCGAGAAGCCCGGCCGGGAATGAGTTCCAACCTGTTGGAGGTCGTGACCTTAAACGATGGCGACGCCCTTTCGACCTCCGGCGGGTACGAGCAACCGGGCCACATCATCGATCCGCGGAGCGGCCGGGTTGCAAACCGTTGTCTGGGGGTGACGGTCATTACGCGGGACGCGGCGATTGCCGACGCGCTCTCGACCGCGATCTTTGTGCTTGGTCCGGAGCAGGGGCTGAAATTAGCGAATAAACTGGCCGCCAAGGCGGTCATTGTCGACGGAAAGGGAAAGATAAATGATAATTTTAGCGTTAAATTGCGGTAGTTCGTCGGTTAAGTTTAAGCTTTACAAGTCGGGGGAGCGCAAATCCTTGGTCAGCGGCGTGATCGAAAGGATCGGGATTGCCGGCTCCTTCCTCTCCTTCGAGGCTCCGGGCAAAGGAGAGATCAAAAAAGAATTGGAATGCCAGGACCATCGCTACGCCTTGAAGGCGATCCTCGAAGCGTTAATCGACAAGCAGTACAAGATATTGGACGACCTCTCCGCGATCGCCGCGGTCGGACACCGGGTCGTTCACGGCGGCGAAAAGTTCAAGAGCTCGGTCATGATCACCGACGAAGTCCTGGCGGCGATCAAAGACGTTCAGGATCTCGCCCCCCTCCATAATCCGCCGAATATCATGGGGATCGAAGCGGCTAAGGAAGTTCTTCCCGATATCCCGCACATCGCCGTGTTCGATACCGCTTTTCACCAAACCATGCCGGAGCAGGCGTATATTTACGCCGTTCCTTACGAGTGGTACGGGATGTACGGCGTCCGGCGCTACGGTTTCCACGGGACGTCGCATCTTTATGTTTCCCGACGGGCGGCGACCTTGCTCGGCCAAAAACCGCTGGAGACAAATTTAATTACGATGCATATCGGCAACGGCGTTAGTATCGCTGCCATTGCCGGGGGGATCTCCGTTGATACCACCATGGGGCTGACCCCGCTGGAAGGGGCGGTCATGGGGACCCGCTGCGGCGACCTTGACCCGTCGATCATCTTGTTCATGATCGAGAAGGAAGGGTTTTACGTCGAAGAATTGGAAAAGATCCTCAACAAAAAAAGCGGGCTTCTCGGGATCACCGGCAAATTTATGGACCGCCGCGACGTGGATAAGGCGGCCGACGAGGGGGACCATCGGGCCCAATTGGCCCAGCAGATCGAAGCGTACCGCCTGCGGAAATATATCGGATCCTATCTGGCGGCCTTGGGCCGGGTTGACGCGATCGTTTTTACCGCCGGCGGCGGCGAGCGGAATTACCGGTTGCGGGAAAGGGTCCTCTCCGGCCTGGAAAACATCGGGATCAAATTGGACAAGAAGCGGAATGCCGCCGCCAACACCCGAGACAAAGAATCATTGATCACGTCCGACGATTCGCCGGTCAAGGTTTACGTTATTCCGACCGACGAAGAGCTGGTCTTTATTGAAGACGTGATTGCCATTTTGGAAGGTCGCTATGAAACCCACACCCATTTTACTTATAGTTTTGAGGACCCCAAATATAAGAGGAAGGGATGAAAAAAGATAACTTTCTTCCCCTGACATATTTACGGGAAGCTGGCGACCTTCGCTGCGGCGCCAGGACCCTGCGCGACCATCCTGAACGGAGCGAATATCCCTGGGATTTGATCGTCAATCTGAAAGCCGACCTGGAAGCCGACCTTAAGGTTATGGGGGGCGGGATAAAAGGAACTGTCCATCCTTCAGTCGTCCTCTACGCGCCGGAAAATATGCTTATTGAAGCCGGGGCCGAGATCGAAGCCGGCGCCGTCCTTGACGCCCGGTCGGGGCCGATCTATATCGGCCGGGGGACAATTATTAGGCCGCTAAGTTATTTGCGCGGGCCGCTCTCCATCGGGCCGGAATGCCGGATCGGCGGAGAAGTGACCCATTCGATCTTTCACGGCTACGCCAATAAAGCGCACTACGGTTTTATCGGCCATTCGTACATCGGCGAATGGGTTAACTTGGGAGCGGGGACGACCAACTCAAACCTGAAAAATACTTATGGCACCGTTAAAATGGCGATCAATGGCCAAGAGACCGACAGCGGAACGCAGTTTCTCGGTTGTTTGATCGGCGACCACGCCAAGCTGGGGATCGGCACGCTGATCCCGACCGGCGCGGTGATCGGCGTCGGCGCCAATGTTTTTGGCGGCGGGCTGGTCCCGAAAAACGTCCCCTCGTTCAGTTGGGGGAACAATGGCCGGGTCGATCTGGAAAAATTCCTGGCGGCGACGGAGAGCGTCATGCGGCGACGGGGCCGCAAGCTCGAAGAGGTCAAAGAAAAACTAGCCGCCGTTTATTCACGAACCGCTTAATTTTATTTAGAAAAAAAGGTATAATTTTGCTTGTTGGGGGATCGTCTAATGGTAGGACACCGCCCTTTGGAGGCGAGAATCGGGGTTCGAGTCCCTGTCCCCCAGTCCTTCGACTCGGTCGCTTCGCTCCCTCGCTCAGGACAAGTCCCTCTTTCGAGTCGAAGGATGTCGAGCGAACGAAGTGAGTCGAGACTTCTAAAATATTATTTATTCAGCGTAAGTCTAGGGCCGGTCGAGGCAGAGTCGAGATTTACATGTATTATCTTTATATTGTTGAGTGTCAGAATAAAGCTTTTTACACCGGAATTACGAATAATCTTAAAAGAAGAGTTTTACAGCATCAATCAGGAGAAGGCGGTCATTACACCAGCTGTAATCCGGCAGTTAAATTAAGATATTTTGAGGAGTATAATTCCAGGGCAGAAGCTGCAAAAAGAGAGAGACAAATAAAGGGTTGGTCCCGAATAAAAAAGTTAGCTCTTATAAAGGGAGACAAGGGGATTCTGAAGGCCGCGGCGAGATGTAAAGAAAAATAGTCCCGAAGCCCCCGCTCAAGCGGGGCGGAGGACGAGTCCCTGTCCCCCAGTTGCAATCTTTTCTTAGCTGGCTTACAATAGGCCCGAGTCCCAAGGTTAGCAGCCAATGCTGCCAGGAGGAAATTATGGGAAAGATCAGTGGCGTTGTTTTTGCTTTTCTGCTCACCTCGATGATTGCCATAGGCGCCGTTAAGCCGGCAAATTCAGAAGTTAACATAAATGTTAATATCGGCCCGCCGCCCATTGTGGTTGCCGAGCCGTCTGAAGTAGTCTTTATCTCCAGCTACGGAGTCTATTTTGTTTCTGGCATTGATTTCGATGTTTATTACTTTAATGGCTACTGGTGGTCTCCGCGTGGAACCGTCTGGTACAGGGCAACAGCCTATAACGGTCCCTGGGTGATCATTAACCGACGCGTTGTCCCGCCGGTTTTGATCCGGATCCCGGCAAACTATCGGGTTATTTATAAGAGCGTAAAGCCGATCCCTTTTGGCAAGTGGAAGCAGCAATGGAAGCAGAAAGGGAAAGGATACGGTCGGGGAGATAATCAGAAAAAAAGGACGAAGCCTTAACCCCTAAACGTCAAATTTGCCCGGTCGAAGACATCGAGCTCGGCGATCAGGCTTTCGAGCTCTTTGTAGCCGCTGTCGACCGCTTGTTGGTGCTTATGGGCGGTGATCTGTAATTGTTGAATTTCCGCGCCGCTCTTTTTACCGCCGGCTTGCGCGATCTCGAGATTGACCGCTTCCAGGGCCGCTTCCGCTTCATCGATCCTTTTTTCGACTTCGGCCGTTTTATTAATGATTGTCTGCCGTTGTTTGCTATGGTCGACTTTTTTGGGCTCCTTATGCTTGGCCGTTTTTTTCGCTTTTTTAGGTTCCGATTCCCAGCCGATCTTGTCCAGGAACTCCTGGTAGCGGCCCTCAAAGACAAAAACCTTGTCTTCGTTGAAGATTATCAGGCGATTGGCCAGATGATGAAGAAACATTTCGCTGTGGGTCACAATGATGACCGCGCCGGGAAACTCGTCGAGAGCCGCGATCATTGAATCACACGATTCGACGTCCAAATGGTTGGTCGGCTCGTCGAGCAAAAGGAGGTTGGTGGGGGAGAGGAGGATCTTCCCCAGCGTGACTCGGCTCTTTTCGCCACCCGAGAGGACCGAAATCTTTTTTAAGGCCAGGTCGCCGGTGAACATCATCGCCCCGCAGGTCTTTCTGATGTCGCTGTATTTCATGTCGGGCCGCAATTGGTGAAGTTCTTCTTCAATGGTCAGGTTGGGGTTCAGCCGTTCAATGTTAGTTTGGCCGAAATAGCCGATCTTGCAGTCGGGGTGGGGGTTAATCTCCCCGGCTTGCGGCTGGAGTTCGCCGGCCAGCAGGCGGAGCAAGGTTGATTTCCCCTTGCCGTTCTTACCAATGACGCAGATCCGGTCGTTCTTGCCGATATCGATCGAGAGATCGTTGATCAGAATGCGGTCGGGGGAATAGCCGAAGGTAATGTTTTCCGCCCGCATTAGATAATTGGCCTCAAATTCGACCGAATTGAAGCGGAAACCGAGTTCAGTTATTTTGACCAGCTCTTCCTTCTTCCCCATTTTTTCCAGCGCTTTGATCCGTGATTGGACGAGGCTGGCCCGGGCCGCCTGGGCGCGGAAGCGATTGATAAACTCCATCGCTTCCTCCCGTTTCTTTTGTTCTTTCTGGAGGGTCTTGCCGTAGCTCTCTTCTTCCGTGGCGATCTGTTCAAAAAGTTTGGCGGTATCGCCTTCGATCTTTTTGGTCTTTAGTCGGTGGAGTCCCAAAGTATGGGTCGTGACGCTGTTCATGAAATCGCGGTCGTGGGTAATGAGCATCAGCTCATTGCTCCAGCGCTGCAGGAATTTCTTGAGCCAGCGGATCGAAATGATATCCAGATAGTTCGTCGGTTCGTCAAGCAAGAGCAAGTGCGGCTCGGCAAGGAGGACCTTGGCCAGGTTCAGCCTGACCTGGAAGCCGCCGGAAAATTCCGCCGGCGATTTGTCGAACTCGCTTTCCGTAAAGCCGAGGCCGCTTAGGATCTTTTCCGCTTTCCAGATCTGGTCCTCTTCGCCGACCGGGAGTCCCAGGCAGGCTTCCTGGAGGACGGTTGGCTCGCTGAAGCGGAGATGTTGTTTAAGGTACCCGACGGTGTAGTTTTTCGGCAGAGAAATAGTTCCCTCGTCAGGCGCCATTTCTCCCGTAATTAGCTTAAAAAGTGTGGTTTTCCCTGACCCGTTACGACCGACTAAGCCGATCCGTTCCCCACTATGGATAGTGAAGCTGATATCATCGAAAAGCTCATGCCCGGCAAAGCCGAGCGATAAATTGTTGATTTGCAGCATTCATTAAATATAGCACACTTTCCCCGATCATCAAATTTTAGCGGTTTAAATTTCCGTGGTCAAACCGATGCGGAGGACGCTCTGGTAACTGCTGTCCGACAACCCTTTTCCGTAGCCGATGATAAATTGGGTGAAGTCTCCGAGCCAAAAGCGGGCTCCCAGTTGGAAGGTCAGAGGAGAAGGGGTCCCCGAGGTG
Protein-coding sequences here:
- a CDS encoding proton-conducting transporter membrane subunit yields the protein MTLFLPAFIAAPLVAALAIMLLSWQKKAGAAGLANLAAAYLFASALLLYFFRPFNTVLLFNLSGWLSPGGNSLVLDGLSHLHLLVANFVAWMAAVYSIDYMKKFANRDNYYALLLLMITGINGVILTGDFFTLFVFLEIGALSAYALVGFGNQRAEIEAAFKYFVLGEIASLFILLGLGFVYGLTGTFNMAQVSQTFPTGAVAIKNLILTLFVAGFGLKAALVPFHAWLPDAHTSSPSPISALLSGVIIKTLGVYALVRILYNVFGVTNQISFLLMILGGTTVIVGGLLSVGQKDIKRLMAYSSISQIGNIVAAIALGSPLGIMGGLFHAFNHALMKPLLFLNAGAIDRATGTRDLRKLGGLYSRLPIISAASIVGSLAISGLPPFNGFWSKLFIIIASAQAGNIALAVVVAVGSILTLASYLNFMKGAFFGPAVGEVKEATPLSMLLPIVVLAFLCLGIGLFVPVVSQYLINPAVVSIFNGIGYGKLMGGN
- a CDS encoding hydrogenase 3 maturation endopeptidase HyCI, translating into MVELKPLFTGRSVIMGVGSPLRKDDGFGPLVIGELRRLGFDKYPLLDAGTTPENYTGKIAALKPDLLLIVDAADFGAEPGRTALFEPEQILLKGFSTHDLSLKTFAAYLKEALPRLRIVVLGVQPLAVGFGEGLSPPVKKALDQVVGEILEV
- a CDS encoding proton-conducting transporter membrane subunit: MLLAALGVPIVAGLFCLVARRLAGWIAVAGAALTLLLALAIYFNSGALVPGLDLQYNFLGSALFVLAALLTLLVGGFSIVYMAERPRLNEYYSYLIMSLGLAAGLFFAANFILLIFFWGGLGVLLYLLIGIDTERGAEAAKKALLLVGGSDALMLCGLGLLSALTVTPLIGAVKVQLTGWVAVLSFLFLLVGIMAKTGVVPLHFWVPAAAESTPATVMAFLPASLDKLVGIYLLARLCLDVYVLVPNSPLSIALMLIGSVTILFGVMAALVQHNMKKLLSFHAVSQAGYMIVGIGSGVPLAMAGGIFHLINNALYKNLLFLVAGSVEKQTGSDDLRKLGGLAKTMPWTFAFALIAALSISGVPPFNGFASKWLIYLGLLDLGNWGFAWLAVAMFGSALTLASFVKILHAVFLTPGTGEGSEVHWSLLVPMGAIAALCVLFGILSWPLKYLVLPAVPGLAIHGQWNSEGAALLIFGGLVLGLVFYWLGGVGRTVAKPPYIGGEVLPEASTRVTGVEFYNTIKETEGVKEVYRLSERFSLYDLTVGSIKWLSALVRGWHNGFVQNYAAWLLFGFAFTALILFR
- a CDS encoding glutaredoxin domain-containing protein, which produces MANVKIYSTPTCPYCKMAKAFLTEHNIQFEDIDVSVNQAAAQEMIGKSKQMGVPVLDIDGQIIVGFEKPKISQLLGIK
- a CDS encoding 4Fe-4S dicluster domain-containing protein; its protein translation is MKLPGLFQLRILSEAVRALVLGPYTHRYPYEPAPAPAGFRGKPQYYEADCVGCRACAEVCPARAIEVIDDLAAKTRTLIHHQDQCIYCQQCERACITEKGIKLTTEYELSTYDRLQATTQSRKKLILCEHCGGLLGAEDHLLFLAKKVGHLLYANPTLLLARSAELKLYAAKPENSPHKRAGHLRLLCPNCRREMILAEQW
- a CDS encoding NADH-quinone oxidoreductase subunit K translates to MYEYAGCLILFLIGLYTVMVKRNIYKIAIGILTMEFAVDFFLVFLGNRKWGTALIILAVTLIALTLLIRAQAVFQSLDAGKMKELNG
- a CDS encoding MFS transporter, which codes for MLKKLTYSLGALASSLSYQVFATYIIFFYVDVMRLPVYMAGSAMFIYGLWNAINDPLAGFLSDSTHSRFGRRVPYILLGAIPLGMAFAFLWRAPFFGLDEPYFLFLYFIALICLFDAFYTIVVLNWSALFPEMFGGLKERSSVNVFRQGFALLGLLFGLAVPPQLFIRFGWGNMGIIFGAIVALLWLITLLGCKEKKEFSREPSLPLLAALKTTLVDRSFLAYVSADLLISFGFITLIASIPFYVKYVLEKSPQEVTLLFALAFFVAFPMLFVWRAVLVKKGAKRTMMLAAGAMALSLAPLLFSTVANVIMLVAALFGASLAGYLLVSDVVLSDVIDEDEVKTGHRREGTFFGIRAFINRFAIVIQSFTISSVFMLCGYNPYVFTQPRSFYGGIFALIAVIPMVAFGLAFAIINLYPLAGGKIQEVRAKLTALHLKKGVTFPPSSR
- a CDS encoding ferredoxin, translated to MVSVDQALCIGCGVCVDMCPDVFTLTAEGKAQAVKNDCESCSLEDIATACPVEAINI
- a CDS encoding DUF1858 domain-containing protein, with the protein product MEEKITAETTIAEALKHKPHIAAILMGKGMHCIGCVIASGETIAQAAEVHGLDVNELLSEINQA